The Mobula hypostoma chromosome 1, sMobHyp1.1, whole genome shotgun sequence genome includes the window CGTTTCTTGTTGCGACACCGCGCTGCTGCCACCTTGTTCTTCTCCCGCCGTCTCCGCCGCCGCTCGTCCTCCTCCCGGTCGTCCTGGGGGTCGGGGGGAGAAAATGCCATTGCTGAGATGGTCAGCCAGGTCAGAGGCCATTCACAGGCAGGCAGGTCCAGCAACGTTGACTCCAGAGCCAGCAACACCACTTCCCTTCGGCCGGGAGCAGAGTCAGTCCGTCAGCTGCGAGGTGACTGCGCGGGGCGACTGCGCGTGGGGGTTCGAGTGTGCGCGGGGACACTGCCCACGAGCGCGACTGTACGTGAACTGCACTCACCTCCGCCTTGAGCAGGTGCGGCTGCCTGTTGTAGTGCAGAGCCAGGCAGTGCAGGGGAGAGATCACCGCCGGGACCTGACACAGGCCCCCCAGCTTCAGCCCCTTACTGCCCGGCGTGTCGATGGGTAAGCCAGTCAACGTGCCCAGCGTGTCGATGGGTAAGCCGGTCAACGTGCTCAGCGTGTCGATCGGAAAGCCAGTTAACGTGCCCAGCGTGGGAAGGGTTCCAGTCACCAGTGAGCGTCCGGACTCCACAGGCAACATCTGCAGTAGGCAACAGGTTTCGGGTAGGGTCGGGGAGGCTGAGGCAGGGGCaggcaagaggaaaggatagAGGAGAAACGTCCAGAGAGATAGAGATGGCAGAgagtgggggaaagagagagggtgcaaggggtgagggtggagggggggagacggagagggtgtggaggggaagagggggtagaaggtggtggaggggagtggagggtagaggagggagattggtggaaggagggagagagaagacagCTTGAGGGGACAGAGGAGGATGGATGGAAGGTTGAGGGAGAGACGAGTGAgtgaggagtgagagaggagagaggagggaggttgCAGGGAGACATTTGGGGGAAAGAGAGAACATTACAGATGCAGGAAGACAGGCCCTGATCCACTCCACTGGCACCGATCAGACCCAAAGGAAAGAGCTCCCTCTCCAGCAGTGACCGAGGGAGCTCCCTCCCCAGCAGTGACCGAGGGAGCTCCCTCCCCAACAGTGACCGAGGGAGCTCCCTCCCCAGCAGTGACCGAGGGAGCTCCCTCCCCAATTCCCCAACAGTGACTGAGGGAGCTCCCTCTCCAACAGTGACCTTGTGACCTCACATAACCAGCATTACCCAACTGAGCTGACTAACGAGCATTAACCAAGAAAACTGCCATTGGGAT containing:
- the jdp2b gene encoding jun dimerization protein 2, translating into MEGAGPRERRPSGSRERERERPGVRGRRTVVGSGLAASPTLPETCCLLQMLPVESGRSLVTGTLPTLGTLTGFPIDTLSTLTGLPIDTLGTLTGLPIDTPGSKGLKLGGLCQVPAVISPLHCLALHYNRQPHLLKAEDDREEDERRRRRREKNKVAAARCRNKKRERTEFLQKESERLELMNGQLKTQIEELKRERQELIQLLNLHRPTCIVRTDSVRSPDSLLTQ